A genomic region of Glycine max cultivar Williams 82 chromosome 15, Glycine_max_v4.0, whole genome shotgun sequence contains the following coding sequences:
- the LOC100814045 gene encoding uncharacterized protein isoform X3 — MFGVLRCKAGPLRRLPSLSVPLRRRSSKAAAAMGEVDMAEYDVALKHFDDLIQRILVKKNTPDWLPFVPGSSFWVPPRPSHSNVADLVHKLTYEDHRRHPHDCSPLLSTLRGWPSVNFFIDGLS, encoded by the coding sequence atgTTCGGTGTCCTCCGCTGCAAGGCCGGGCCCCTCCGCCGCCTCCCCTCCCTCTCTGTCCCCCTCCGACGGCGATCGAGCAAGGCAGCGGCGGCGATGGGGGAGGTGGACATGGCGGAGTACGACGTGGCGCTGAAGCACTTCGACGACCTAATTCAGCGTATACTCGTCAAGAAGAACACACCGGACTGGCTCCCCTTCGTCCCGGGGTCCTCCTTCTGGGTCCCACCGCGCCCCTCCCATTCCAACGTCGCCGACCTAGTCCACAAGCTCACCTACGAGGACCACCGCCGCCACCCCCACGATTGCTCCCCCCTCCTCTCCACCCTCCGCGGCTGGCCCTCCGTCAATTTCTTCATCGATG